One Megalops cyprinoides isolate fMegCyp1 chromosome 4, fMegCyp1.pri, whole genome shotgun sequence genomic window carries:
- the c4h12orf65 gene encoding probable peptide chain release factor C12orf65 homolog, mitochondrial, with translation MSSLQQLVCGFARGVTWGACYPGRVLLSRGSTGWPRVQTAGKKDCLELPVLNEDELEEQFVRGSGPGGQATNKTSNCVVLKHIPSGIVVKCHQTRSMETNRKRAREIMQEKLDVFYNGEDSNVLKQKKNAEWRKKEKKRKAKETLEKKKLFKEMVIAETRKSEETR, from the exons ATGTCTTCTCTGCAACAACTTGTCTGTGGCTTTGCCAGGGGAGTGACATGGGGGGCGTGCTATCCTGGGCGGGTCCTTCTTTCTCGCGGCTCCACTGGGTGGCCACGCGTTCAGACCGCAGGGAAAAAAGACTGCCTGGAACTCCCTGTTCTAAATGAAGACGAACTGGAAGAGCAGTTTGTAAGGGGATCAGGGCCAGGTGGACAGGCAACTAACAAAACCAGCAACTGCGTAGTGTTGAAGCATATACCGTCCGGTATCGTTGTGAag TGTCACCAGACCAGGTCAATGGAGACAAACAGGAAGCGGGCCAGAGAAATTATGCAGGAGAAGCTGGATGTCTTCTACAATGGAGAAGACAGCAACGTTCTTAAGCAGAAGAAGAATGCAGAATGGCGcaaaaaggagaagaagagaaaggcaAAGGAgactctggaaaaaaagaaactatttaAAGAGATGGTCATAGCAGAAACCAGGAAAAGCGAGGAGACAAGATGA